From one Branchiostoma floridae strain S238N-H82 chromosome 3, Bfl_VNyyK, whole genome shotgun sequence genomic stretch:
- the LOC118410773 gene encoding neuropeptide FF receptor 1-like produces the protein MEGGMSPNISDLNYHNVTWNDERFIFDKYKQSTAVIVIFILAYLSIFLLCVVGNILVILVMVFNRNMRTVTNMFITNLAVADLLVGVFCLPFNLADNITTSWPFDDVMCKTFLTVQVLSVSASVFTLIAIAVDRYYAVVHPTSSGVTKPAMRYILVSVWLVAVCTCVPQGLVLTSTTYQDVYTSDGQLMTTCEEVWPGDHYRAAYALGLFITSYLTPLFIIAVLYIRISMRLWYRPKLGGNQTNSALSVKSTEPFVSYSSRSDNATLHMPTAAPSPSVQAQMSKKLHVIRMLLIVVVVFFLSWLPIHVFNIVSVFANLTENTLIILYHYVFPIVQCMAFINCGINPIIYGYYNKNLRKAFYQLIRKSS, from the exons ATGGAGGGTGGGATGAGCCCGAACATCTCAGACCTTAACTACCACAACGTCACGTGGAATGACGAGCGGTTCATCTTCGACAAGTACAAGCAGAGCACGGCCGTCATCGTGATCTTTATCCTGGCCTACCTGTCCATCTTCCTGCTGTGTGTGGTGGGGAACATCCTGGTCATCCTGGTGATGGTGTTCAACAGGAACATGCGGACAGTCACCAACATGTTCATCACCAACCTGGCTGTGGCGGATCTGCTGGTCGGAGTCTTCTGTTTACCCTTCAACCTGGCGGACAACATCACTACAA GTTGGccatttgatgacgtcatgtgtAAGACATTTCTCACGGTCCAAGTACTGTCTGTGTCAGCCTCCGTCTTCACACTGATCGCCATCGCTGTGGACAG ATATTACGCAGTGGTGCACCCCACCAGTTCTGGCGTCACCAAGCCAGCGATGAGGTACATCCTGGTCAGCGTGTGGCTGGTGGCGGTGTGTACATGCGTGCCCCAGGGACTCGTGTTAACCAGCACAACCTACcaag ATGTGTACACGTCGGACGGCCAACTCATGACGACTTGTGAGGAAGTGTGGCCTGGAGACCACTACCGTGCTGCGTACGCGCTGGGCCTATTCATCACGAGTTACCTCACCCCCCTCTTCATAATCGCCGTGTTGTACATAAGAATAAGCATGCGACTGTGGTACAGGCCTAAGCTGGGAGGAAACCAAACCAACTCAGCACTATCCGTGAAAAGTACCGAGCCTTTCGTGTCCTACAGTTCCCGGTCGGACAACGCTACACTCCACATGCCGACAGCAGCGCCATCGCCATCTGTCCAGGCACAAATGTCAAAGAAACTGCACGTCATCAGAATGTTGTTAATTGTAGTGGTCGTGTTCTTCCTATCCTGGCTGCCCATACATGTCTTCAACATTGTTTCCGTCTTTGCCAACCTGACGGAAAACACGTTAATCATTCTGTATCACTACGTGTTCCCAATAGTGCAGTGTATGGCCTTCATCAACTGCGGGATAAACCCGATCATATACGGTTATTACAATAAGAACCTGAGAAAAGCATTTTACCAGCTTATCAGAAAATCATCGTGA
- the LOC118411342 gene encoding lysosome-associated membrane glycoprotein 1-like: MVHPVGIHNLDPGPPLCVSVDPRAQFNATYTCTVLGYSTVPMTKMSWLKTTVLFLCVFCMGATSNRQNVCSPPSQGHFAVRDHTGGHICLLADMGLQFRILYAKNDGKDGTSVFDLPQTANATGFCGSDSSSLTLTFHDDAFNVTFDFVKSARRTGASRFHVSAIEISYTELSSFFPGTKSPDGRRQVKNNTMDIFSADADKSYMCNTDMNITVTKDVSILVRKVQLQPFGVKSGQFSWAQVCSQDSGDKGGVNIAAIVIGVIAGVALLAGVFAYVIMSEKKRQDYRSLNSD, encoded by the coding sequence ATGGTCCATCCAGTAGGCATACATAACCTCGACCCCGGGCCTCCTCTCTGTGTAAGTGTAGATCCACGCGCACAGTTCAATGCgacctacacatgtacagtactgggCTATAGTACAGTACCTATGACCAAAATGTCCTGGTTGAAAACAACTGTGCTTTTCCTGTGTGTCTTTTGCATGGGGGCTACGTCCAACCGACAAAACGTCTGTTCGCCACCATCTCAAGGCCACTTTGCAGTGAGAGACCACACTGGGGGTCACATCTGTCTGCTTGCCGACATGGGCTTGCAGTTCAGAATCCTGTACGCAAAAAATGACGGGAAAGACGGCACCAGCGTCTTCGATCTACCACAAACTGCCAACGCCACAGGGTTCTGTGGTTCGGACAGCTCCAGTCTGACCTTGACGTTCCATGATGACGCCTTTAATGTAACATTCGACTTCGTTAAATCAGCAAGAAGGACCGGCGCCAGTCGCTTCCACGTGTCCGCCATAGAAATCTCGTACACCGAGCTGTCGTCCTTCTTTCCCGGGACTAAGAGCCCAGACGGCCGCAGACAGGTTAAAAACAACACGATGGACATCTTCTCTGCAGACGCCGACAAGTCCTACATGTGCAACACCGATATGAACATCACCGTTACCAAGGACGTGTCCATCCTCGTTCGTAAAGTTCAGCTCCAGCCGTTCGGGGTTAAGTCGGGACAGTTCTCGTGGGCTCAAGTGTGCTCTCAGGACTCGGGTGACAAGGGCGGCGTTAACATAGCAGCAATTGTGATCGGTGTTATTGCTGGCGTGGCGCTGCTTGCTGGAGTTTTCGCTTACGTGATTATGAGCGAAAAAAAGCGTCAAGACTATCGAAGCCTCAATAGTGATTAA
- the LOC118411341 gene encoding lysosome-associated membrane glycoprotein 1-like: MFSMTMCPKMSLIPTILAVLCVSSAGASVGLAADEPAPPVGHFVLTKKPLVGKPEPCLLLDISAMFHVGYAKTDNTTATVSFALSNNSMVSGDCSHLTDERHAQLNLGFGSEYGLGLDGTFGLELTFERNGIFTHFYLSDATMYYKLVPDMFPDAKDANTTSSGSSKEQFFYTSSNAFAPHSYSCDKPQTMEFTFSKSSMPKSTLTIHSIHVQPFYVPHDGKFSPAETCPDLITTTPGPYTTPSPLIPVGHFSLNDTKGNPCFLLSVGMEFRVEYEGKDNTTYNATYVLPRNSTVGGACGDSKATIALSFFKGFNFTVTFKTPDTSIFELVRASVGYVRDPKLFPDAKSPGTAVNEEQTDGPSLFVTEVGKSYLCKSLQFFDVGSTVHLMVSDLQVQPFAVNSTNFSEASECAQDFPSTMMPIQNATTILPLNTTAATMAPIGNVTTVLPSNITATLVPILNGTTVNPSNVTVVPIENATTIMTTPKPTTPPKEPPQGHFEVKDKNGNACLLANMSLQFSINYTKTDKKKHTGVFDLPKTAKATGFCGSDNSSLTLTFHDDNFNVTFDFVKDKKVKGNGVSRFNVSTIEISYTEIPSIFHGTNSPDARRHVTNSTMDIFSADADKSYKCNADVDITVTKDVSILASHVQLQPFGVEKSGKFSSAEECSEDSGSNTVPVIIGVVVGVVVVVVFVAYIVVSKRKASTAKFTTLN; the protein is encoded by the coding sequence ATGTTCTCTATGACTATGTGCCCAAAGATGTCGCTTATTCCGACAATCCTAGCCGTCTTGTGCGTGTCCAGCGCTGGGGCCTCGGTCGGGCTAGCGGCGGACGAGCCCGCTCCTCCCGTAGGACACTTCGTGTTGACTAAGAAGCCGCTGGTCGGCAAGCCCGAACCATGTTTGCTTCTGGATATCTCCGCCATGTTCCACGTGGGCTACGCCAAGACGGACAACACCACGGCCACTGTGTCCTTCGCCCTCTCGAACAACAGCATGGTCAGCGGAGACTGTTCTCATCTCACCGACGAAAGACACGCGCAACTAAACCTCGGCTTCGGGAGTGAGTACGGTCTCGGCTTGGATGGAACCTTTGGACTAGAGCTTACATTTGAGCGAAACGGGATCTTCACCCACTTTTACCTGTCTGATGCCACCATGTATTACAAACTAGTGCCGGACATGTTTCCCGACGCAAAAGACGCAAACACTACGTCGTCGGGGTCGTCAAAAGAACAGTTCTTCTACACGTCATCCAACGCCTTTGCTCCGCATTCCTACAGTTGTGACAAACCACAAACCATGGAGTTCACCTTTAGTAAATCAAGCATGCCAAAGTCTACCCTGACCATCCACTCTATCCATGTCCAGCCCTTCTATGTTCCCCACGATGGGAAGTTCTCTCCTGCTGAGACGTGCCCGGACCTCATCACGACTACGCCCGGCCCCTATACCACCCCGTCTCCTCTCATACCAGTCGGACATTTCTCTCTCAATGACACCAAGGGAAACCCGTGTTTTCTACTGTCTGTGGGTATGGAGTTTCGTGTCGAGTATGAGGGGAAAGACAACACCACGTACAACGCCACCTACGTTCTTCCACGAAACAGCACCGTCGGGGGAGCTTGTGGGGACTCCAAGGCAACTATCGCGCTCTCCTTCTTCAAAGGCTTCAACTTCACCGTAACCTTCAAGACACCAGATACCAGCATCTTCGAACTAGTCCGTGCTTCAGTCGGGTACGTACGAGACCCAAAGCTCTTCCCGGACGCCAAATCTCCCGGGACAGCGGTGAATGAAGAACAGACAGATGGCCCGTCTCTGTTTGTAACCGAAGTCGGCAAGTCGTACTTGTGTAAATCTCTCCAATTCTTCGACGTTGGCAGCACGGTCCATCTGATGGTCTCCGACCTGCAGGTTCAGCCTTTCGCGGTCAATAGCACGAACTTCAGCGAGGCTTCCGAGTGCGCGCAAGACTTTCCATCGACGATGATGCCCATTCAAAATGCCACAACCATTCTTCCACTTAACACTACTGCGGCCACCATGGCACCTATTGGCAACGTGACCACAGTACTTCCTTCCAACATTACCGCTACTCTCGTTCCCATTCTTAACGGGACCACCGTAAACCCATCTAACGTGACCGTGGTCCCGATCGAGAACGCTACGACCATAATGACCACTCCCAAGCCCACCACACCTCCTAAAGAACCACCACAAGGTCACTTTGAGGTCAAGGACAAAAATGGCAACGCCTGTCTCCTGGCCAACATGAGCCTGCAGTTCAGTATCAATTACACAAAGACTGACAAGAAAAAGCACACCGGTGTGTTTGACTTACCCAAAACTGCCAAGGCCACCGGTTTCTGTGGTTCGGACAACTCCAGCTTGACCTTGACGTTTCACGATGACAACTTCAACGTGACGTTTGACTTCGTCAAAGACAAAAAAGTAAAAGGCAACGGCGTCAGTCGCTTCAACGTGTCTACCATCGAGATATCATATACGGAGATTCCGTCCATCTTCCACGGGACTAATAGCCCAGACGCCCGCAGACATGTTACAAACAGCACGATGGACATCTTCTCCGCAGACGCAGACAAGTCCTACAAGTGTAACGCAGACGTGGACATCACCGTTACTAAGGACGTTTCCATCCTCGCCAGTCATGTCCAGCTCCAGCCGTTTGGAGTCGAGAAGTCGGGCAAGTTTTCGTCGGCTGAAGAATGCTCGGAGGACTCAGGCAGCAACACTGTGCCTGTTATCATCGGTGTTGTTGTTGGCGTAGTCGTCGTTGTTGTGTTTGTCGCGTACATTGTCGTCAGCAAACGGAAGGCGAGTACCGCAAAGTTCACAACCCTCAATTAA